CTGACAGGAGCTTCTCAACTATAAATCTGGTGTCTGATTGAAGTCTCCTTCTGGAAGCCCCTACAAGTGCAGCCCAAGGCTCATCTGCTGAGCCAGCAGGTGAATTAGCATGAGAAAGGTAGCCTTGCCAGAAAGCTCTGATGGATTAGCAAAGGGCAGGGTAAAAACTTCCTTCCATGCCTTCAAAACATTGTGGTAGCTCTTCAAAAATACCATTGGCAAGTCtttgatgtgacatcacttcaatCAATCTTTGAATGAATTTGGCTTTAACACACATGTTGTGATTTTTATATATCGATATAATATATGAATGTAGGAAGAGAAGAATTTTTCTGTAGTTGGGTGGATGGTGCATAAATGGGAAAGCTCTGATTCTCACACACCTTTTCTGGGTACTCTGACTTTTCCAATGAAAAGCAAACTTCAAGTTAGTTTCCCCTGCTGTTCTTCTACTGATCCAAATCACAGCCAGATGAATTACAGTAACTGATTGGCTGGCAGGAACTTTTGCTAAATGGCTCTCCTGGCCCTAGTCTgtacacaagagataatgcactttcaatgcactttagaagtagattttcctgttccgcacaggaaaatccagccgcgaaagcacattgtaagtgcattatctattgtgtgcagactaggccccggTTGTGCTGCATCAAACTGTTGCCTAAGGATCCTTTAGCACTGCTTCCACTGCATATGTATACAAATACCCTTTTGTCCACAGAACCACTGAACATCACAGCACTGGTCAGAGGCAGCAGGATGCAAAggtacagaaataaaaaaaaaacatggatggGTGGGAATAAAATTCAGGCTTATTTAGCTTTTTGTTTGAAATGCTGCCAGAAGTGGAATTTCACAGCTATATAATTCCACAGCACATTACAGGCTTACTAGATGCAGTATGATGCAGTTTTAATTGTTGATAttggattgttgtttttattgttttattgtgatccGCCTCGGGACGGGAGCtgctgggagaggcaggaaggaaagaaagaaagaaagaaagaaagaaagaaagaaagaaagaaagaaagaaagaaagaaagaaagaaagaaagaaagaaagaaagaaagaaagaaagaaagaaagaaagaaagaaagaaagaaagaaagaaagaaagaaagaaagaaagaaagaaagattatcATTATGTATTTGGAGTCATTGCATATGCAAAGAGGCTCTTGAACAATTTGTGGCAagatgtcccgtcccccccaattGGTGTATATTCATACTGAGGCCAAGAGTATCACAAATACATTAGAATATCCCCAAATGTTCTGGTTTCATGTAAGAACAAAATTGGAACTGATAGAACTGTAAACAAATTATGGGAGGAGGTTGGAAAGTTTGGCAGAAATCTGAGTGAAAAATCTGGATCCACTGAGTCTTTTCCTGTAGTCAGACAGATTCAACAGTTAATATTACCATTCTCTCATCATCCAttatttcctcacaacaaccctgtgaagtaggtaagatTGAGAAAGAGAGTGAGTGTCCCAAGGTCACCTCACAAACTTCTGTGGGAGAAGGGATATTTGAATGTGGcactcccaaatcctagtctgacattctaaccactaggTCATATGTCTCGGAGGATGGAAATGGGCTTGAGTGAACAGTGTGGTTTTTAACTTTTCTGGTGTCTGCATTAAGGACAATATTTTTGCATTGCACACATTTACAAATGTAGTGTTGTTCTCTGAGAATCTGGCATCCGGAGAACATTAGAATTTTATGAATTTCTTCCTTTGGATTATTATCCTGGGTAGATTAAATactgaaaataaatacattattgcaggttattattacttttttatttattacttttttatTACGGTAAACCTGAATTAGAAATATAGAAACTTTATTCCCCTTTGTTCAGCCCAACCAGCCTGCTGTGCTCATGGATGTCATTTCAATCCTTCCAGTCTGGTGAGACTTCCTTGGCAACTTGGCACTGCCATGGAACAAGAGGACTGGCCTCTGGAGTCTTGGTGAGATGGCTGACACCAACTAATGGCTTGACTATGCCCTCCTGCTCTCTGTTTTCCTCTCAAGAAATGTATACTTTATAGGCCAGTCATGCCAAGAGTCTTCCAGAGGAACAGAGTGGCTAAATACCAAAAGCCACCTGGCTGGCAAAGGAAGTGATCAAACTGATTCAGGGTAGGTCAGATGGCAATCCTAGGCCAGCCATGTTTTGCTCTTGTCACTCCTGGGGGAGCCATGCATTCTGCTGGGGCAGAGTCTCATGGGCTGTGTtcttttgatgcagtttgtgttCCAGTGTGTTGAGGAGTTGGTAGTGGCAACTGTTTTTGTCCCTGACACACTCTGGGAGCCAATTCACATGCCCCCCACTTTATGGGGGAATGTGAAGAGCCAGTCCCCTACTGCTAAAGACACCACTTGTTGTGAATATCAAACAAAGGCAGTGGGCTGCTTTCTTCCAGCAGATGACTAAGGCAGAAGTGACTGTGGATTAGCCCCAGCACTCTCCTTCTcttgacaagaggcagaaatcacAGAAGGCTCATTGCTACCATTTCTTCTGGGCCCAAAGTTTCCCTCAAAGCAAGATGACAGCAACCCATGAGAGGAATAAACTGGCCTTAATAAGCGAAGAAACAGCAGTGCATGCTGGGAGCTGCCAAACTCAGTGGGCACTGCACTTGTTCGTCTGCCCAACAAACCACCAGGTGGCCAGTGTGAGCCAAGCTTCCATTAATTAAGCAAAACAGAAACCTCATTAGCGCTCCTTTTGCAACTCCACCAGATTAGCCTTCTCAGAGCAGGCCGTCTGGGTTCCAAAAGCCAGGAATGAAGAGGATGGGGCCAGTGGGTGATCTCACTCCTTCCACACATTCTGTGGAATCCTGGCTGGATGGCTTAGTTTAGGCAGCCAAGTTGACATGCGCCAACCTGTGGCAAAAGAAGCAAATCTCTCGAGCAAGGTGGTGCTCctgtggctgctgcaggagacctAGAAGCTCCACATTGGAGCACCATCCTATTatcatgactggggggggggggagggcaaggctATAAATGAGTACCTAATTCCCTGGAAAGTGCAACATAGCCGGGCTGGCGACTCCATTAATTGTGCAGGAGAACGTGCCACGCGGTCACATGCGGCTGCTGCCTGAACATCTCGTCCTGAGCCCATGCGTAGGGTACATGAATGGCCGCGAGCACCTGGCATGGACTCGATCAGTGCTGGAGGAATAGGGGACATAGCGGGAGGGGAGCTGGGAATGCACTAGTTGCTTGATTTACAGCATCTGGACTCACTGCTTCCGCgggtgaggggaaggagggggaactaGCGCTTCCTCTCTTTGCCCCAGATTCCCTGCTGTGCCGTGGTGAAAGGCCTATTGGTCTGAAGGGAAGGGCACTGCTCTCTATTGTTGCCTACTTCCTACAGTTGCCAAAGGCAGAGGCTGCCTTCAGGTGGACACAGATCAAGAGACCAGAATGTTAGTACTGAATTGCTCTTGAGTCCACCAGTGAATCTCATGTCCTTCCTGTGCCTTGATCCAAACCACCAGTTTCTGCTGCAGGGAAAGTGGCTCTCCAACAGAACAccctggaattccccccccccttacccctCCTGGTTTAGCATGAAGCTATGCTAACGTGGCCAGGATCCAGTGAGCCGGGGCTGCTAGCTCATGTCTGATGTGGAAGGGTGGTGCTGAAGTGTCTGCCTttgatgtaataataataatgggttgGCGGTGGCTGAAAAGAAGAGGGTGCTTGGCTCAAAGTAGCCACTGAGATTGAAGGCCTCTCATGGACTGATTTAGCTGTACCCATAAGACGTGAGGGAGGATTTCTGGCAAAGCCTGGATTgtcagcatttcccctctgcagaCAAGCCCCATGGTGtcatctgtgtgtttgtgtgcccaTGCCTACGGTTGTGTAATAAGCATACAGAGGACCCATGGATAGGCATGCAAAAATTCTTACACACCTGCACAGCATTCTTTTTTGAGCCCTGTCCATATTCTGTTTAGCGATTCCAAACGGGTAGAGGAGAAAGAAAATCCCCAGGATTCTATTATGGTCTATTATGCCAGCGACTCTTAAGTAAAGGGACTCCATTCCCTGTCTCTTAAAGCACAAACTTCTCCTGTTAGagtagcggttctcaacctgggggtcaagacctctttgggggttgaacaacccttccacaggggtcgcggcacagcgagcagcttggccgggagggggagaccgccactgttgccactcctcctgcaggcggaaaagagcgagattggcatggtgggaatagaggcagaactgaactgagaaaccccgggggaaatcAATTTaggtacaatcatgaacaatggatcttcatgccattggtcagttttggtttaatttctgtgaaggaacacttgcataatgttatggttgggggtcacacaacatgaggaactgtattaaagagttgcagcattaggaaggttgagaaccactgtgttagggAGACACCTCAGCACCTAGAACTACTGAGACCGGACCAGCCCTGATAATGCTCTGCCTTTGGGTGCCTGCCCAGGAGCCTTCTGCAGCTATGACTGGCCCAGCTGGGATACCCAGTAGAGGGAGGGACACTCACTTGCCACCCACTCCTTCCTTCAGAACTTCAGTCATGGTGAGAAGAGAATTTCAAGCCTCCGCTGTGTCAGAGCTGATGCCGATAAGGACTCAGATTATGGTGAAGAACTGGGATAAGAGTAACAGTGTACAGCTCTTCCAAGCAGTCTTTCCCAAGCAATAGTAGCCATCTCCAGCAAATTAGTAGGGACAGGAGGCGAGGTGCTTGCAGGGGCTCCACAGATCCTGCACATGGAGTGAATCCTCAATGACAATCCTGAAGGTCTCCAACAACTCATGGAGGgttgtggttgtttttttctcccatcGGGGCCCCCCACCTCAAGGTTTGGGTCCCCATCAGCTAGTTATCCCCTAAGGCTTCAATTGGCAGGGATCACAGGAGGGATCAGCCCAGGCAGGCGTGGCTCTGTAGCTCTCCTGCACCCTGCCAGTCCCCCCAGTTAGTGTAGCAGATGGCTTCTTGGCAGCCCTGTGCCAGAGCGGCTGCTGTCTCTAATTGAATGACACGGTTAGGTGCACAACCCATCCGGCTGCCAGCCCCCTCCCATCCCAGCAGCAGGAGACGGAACTGAAATGACGGCTTCCATTTGCTGAGCGCTTACAGCAATTGCTAGCAATCTGTGGGCAGCCACGTGTGTGTACAAGGAGTGTCTGTGCACTGGGATGACAGAGACAGAGGAACCTCCATGGGGGCCAGGTGAAGTGGCCCTTTAGGTCTCATTAGCAACTTGTTTGTCTCAGAAGTCCTGGGACCCAGCAGGGTCAGGAAGCAGGTCATCTGTTCAGCCCGATCTTAGCCAGGGCTGGAATTTGCCCACTGGATTCTCAACTGCCCTGTGGAAAATCCACACATGGGGTTAAGTGCATGTATTTGAGCCACCCACTTTTCTCCTTTCCAATAATGAAGTCCCAATCTACCTGTCTCTTAGGAGATGCCTAATGGAGCCATACCGGCCAGTGCTGTTAACAGGCTATGAGACATTACCCTTTGGAAGCAGTTCTATTAATCATGCCAATATTAATCATACCAATATTTGTTGCTCAGAAAATACAAACTGACTATTGAAAGGCAGGGTAGGGACCATCAGGGCATTCCTGGTTCAGTGCAGAGGCAGACGTTGAGCATGAGCAAGCCAGGCAACGCTGTTGAGAAGCATCCCTTTTCCCTTTGATCAGAATGCTGCTATTGTTGTTATTGGACAGTGCATGGAACTAGCAGTGCCAGGGCAGAGCTACAAGGACAAAGGCATCATTTTCCCCCTCTAAAGAGTGCGATTATGCTTGGTGTTGGCATCCTATTGTATGGGGTGTTTGGGTTCTGTGCAGGGCTGGGTGCCTTAAATCAGATTTGGCAGCAGCACACTCCTTCATCAGCAGTTCGGAGCTACGTGGCCCTCATTTGGCTTTCCCAAAGTATGGGTAGGTAGAATTCTCATTCAGAGCTGTTTGTCTGGATTACTTGATATCATTTTCTCTAGATGAACTTTCCCCACATGACCCAGCAGCTAGAGATTGTACCTTTAGAGTTGGTGGGATTAATAAAAAGTCAGGCTTCCTCTTCTGGCTGCATTTGGTCAGTACAGATTCACTTGCTGCTCTCATCTCATggatgaggaatgggaaggaaacCACCAGGATCTATTTGGTGCCCCTTCCTTGGTGCGCCAAAGAAAATTTAACACTGGCCTTCTCCACATTCTTCCACTGTTCTATGAAATATTGTCAGCTCTACTCATTTTCTGTCTTCATTGGCAATATAAGAGGAGCAACAAAGCAAGTTCAGATTAATTGTTGATAACCTCCAATATCACATAGCACTGACTATTATAACTTTGTTCGATTAGATTTTAATAAAATTCTCACACCACAGAAATGATTCATGGAAAGGaccaaaaacaaacacacaaaaaaaagtcCACTACCTTGACTGTGAGCACAAAGTCCCTTGATTTCAAATGGACCCTGAACAGTCCCTTTGTCTAGGATTACACTGTAAGTAGAGAGAAACTGTGTTTTGTATTCCTTCCCAATAGCTGAAGGAAGATCCCAAATGTTCCCTTTTGCCCAGGTGGAAGTCTGTTCTCTCTGCACATCATGACTCCTTCGCTTTTGCCACAAAACATGGTGAGGGTTAGTGGCTACAAAGATTTCAAAATTGCAAGCAAATTGCCATGATAGAGGATAGGCCTGGCTGCTGGTTCTTCATCAAGTGGAACTTCCTTGTGGAGGGAAGATTCATATACCTAATGAGTAAAGAAATATTCTAGGGTCAGGTGCTTGGGAGGGCTACAGCCTGCATGCCCTGCTCCTGGCCTTCCCAGAAGTGTAGCGTTTGCCGCTGCTGGAAACAGGATACTTTCTAggtgaccactggtctgaccccaCCAGGGATCTTCTGATATTCTGTGCTGTGGCAGCAGTGCcatgcgggggtggggagggcgggggggggcggggagaagtgTCTGTTCATCATGCCGGGATGTTCTTGTGCCAGATCGATGtgcaggcagagaagggagaacagAAGCGcctttgtgctgctgctgcttctccactTCCCTGCTTTGTATGTGTCGCAGCCCCCAGCTCCTTACAGCCTGACCCAGGACCATTCATCCGGGCGGGCAGGGGGTAGCGGCTCCATCAGCACAATCACAAGCCCCGCCCCCTTGAGGGCTGCTTCTCCCGCTGGCGGAGGAATAGAACTCAGGGCAGCAGGAGGGGCtctggaggggagtgggttaaGTGGTAGGGTATCTGGCCACTGCCCTTTCAGTAGCCCCGTGGCATGAGTTCGGACGTGGTCTGGGATCTCCTAGAAGGGCAGCCGGGGAGAGCCAGAAGCCCGGAGTGCAAGTGTTgaggctccctccttccctccgtccctccctcctcttcccggCAGAATGGTGCTGTGCCTGGCGAGACCCGGAAGCGAGACGAGAACATCAAACGGGGCAACTGGGGCAACCAGATCGAGTTCGTCCTCACAAGCGTCGGTTACGCCGTGGGACTTGGCAATGTGTGGCGCTTTCCCTACCTCTGCTACCGCAATGGAGGTGGTGCGTATCAGCCCGCTTTGGATGGCACATGGTGTGGATGACGGGCTAGCTTGGGGTCGGCTGCGGGAACTGGGGCAGGAGCCAGTTTAAGAACCTTCCTCGGCTCCCTGCATCTAGATGTTTGTGGGGACGGGCTTTCCCTCCCGAATACCAGCTTCACTTTCAGCGGTTAAAGGGGAGCAGGTGTCCCATGGGCATGGAGCTCCCCCTGCAGGGAAAGACCGGCATTCCACGTACAAAGCAGGGAATTTATTCCCCGGGCCAGAACCTGATGTTAGAGCATACATACTTTATGTTCTTGAGtccactcctcctcctttcctctccctaggCGCGTTCATGTTCCCCTACTTCATCATGCTGGTGTTTTGTGGGATCCCTCTGTTCTTCATGGAACTCTCCTTTGGACAGTTTGCCAGCCAGGGCTGCCTTGGCGTCTGGAAGGTTAGCCCAATGTTTAAAGGTAAGAGGCAGTGGCTGCTGCATGTTGTCTCTGGACATCGCTACAAAGCCATTCCCTGTGGGATCTACAGACAAAGCCTGCAGCCTTCTGCACAAGAGCATTAACTGAACAGCCTGATGGAAGGACTTGTGACTCAGTCTACATTTGCATTTTAGCTGACCAGAGTTAGCATGTTAGGACCAATTCCTTTGAGCTCCCAATAGCTTTCTTGGGAGGCAGTTAATATGATCCTCCATGCAAGAAGAATTcaagaataaaatacataatgTCATTATGCTTACGCCCTCCACGAGATACACATGAGTTAGTAGCTCTCTGGTGTAGATTACAGTACATGTGTGCTTTGGTGTGCCACCTCTGGTTTACTGAGCCAGGGACTAAGCATCAGTGCAGTGTGTGAGAGCGGTGAACAGGAATGCAGATTTGATTCTATGCCATAACAAAACTCATGTGCCTCCTGCTCCCTGTCCAGATGCACTACAAGCCACAGGTTTCTATACCACTTGTGGCATACATGCTACAGGCTGGCCAACCACATCTTGGGTTCTGTGTTTGCCCAACTGAATATTCAGTGTATTATATTTTGATTGCCTACTCCTCTTTCTCACAGCAcagctgtattggtctgcagtagagatAGATTTGAATTCagtggagaccaacaagatttgaggTGCTGGATAAACTTTTGGGAGTTAAAACTCCCTCCATCCGACACTAGTTGTGAtgcagggagctttgattcttgtcttgttagtctctaaggtccTGCTTGACTCGAATCTAGCTCCCCATTCTTAGGGTCCTTAGACACTACTACTTCTCAGTTGCCCCCTACTTTGTTTTCCCTCCAGGTGTTGGGTATGGTATGATGGTTGTTTCCACCTACATTGGAATCTACTACAATGTTGTGATATGCATCGCCTTCTATTATTTCTTCTCATCAATGACACGGGTACTACCCTGGACATACTGCAACAATCCCTGGAATACACCCGATTGTACCGGTGTGTTGGATGTTACCAACAGCTCAGCTGGGTCATCGCTCAACTTCACACAGATGCTGAACCAGACGCTCAAGCGCACTAGTCCCAGTGAGGAATACTGGAGGTGATGATGGAGGGGGATCAACCCATAAGGGATTGAAGAGGGAGTTACCTCTTCAGGGGGAATGGAggacctgtctcacacaggagagCTCACTGCCTTGGAGAATCCCCTACCTTGAATGCGACAGAAGAAAAAACATGACCCTAGCACAGACCCTCTCCACAATGGCAAGTTCCTGGATCAGTTCCTGGATCACAGGTTCTTCTGATGTGGATGTGATTTTGAGGCAGGTTCACTATTTTGTGGCCCCAAATGGAGACAAGCATCAGCTGTAGCTGGCCTGAAACAGAGAGTGTCATGAACATCAGCGTGAAAACTTGAAGAATTCCGGAGGAATTcgacttccaaaaaaacaaacaaacaaggaaattcctgacagagcatgtAAAATGAGAGTGTCACTCTAGGAAGCTGCTgtcagaggcggggggggggggggctctgaatcTTTAGAAGGCTTTTTAGTGCTTGAAAAAGGTAAAGAGCTAATGAGAGTGAACATAAATTTGCACCATTGTCATCCCAGAGGTTTAAAGAACAATGTATTTTGCTTCTTGATCCAAGAAATTAGATTAATGCTGAGAATTATCCTATCATAGTCATTTTCTGATTTACTTGAACAGCACCTTATGTTCTGTACTTCCCTCCAAACCTTAGTCTGGTCACAGCATTTCCAATCAGAATCTGTTTTCCACCCTTAGAGTTCCTGGGTTTGTAAAAGCCAAAACTCTGATGCCAGTGTGAAATGGGACACATTTACTGATTTAGATGATTCCTTCACTCTCCCAGCAGCTTGTTCATAGCAGCTTGCTAATCCTCTAATAAAACCATTGCTCAATCATTTCAGATGGTAGATCTGCAATGCCTAAGATTGTTCAAAGCTAGGCTTTCTGAGGCAGGCTGAGGGGAGAAAGTGCCAGGTGGTGTGATGTATTTGCTAGAGACAGATGGAAGGCCCTCATGAGCAATGACTCCAACTtacctctctttctctgtcttccaTCCCAGGCGGTATGTGTTGAAGTTGTCCGATGACATTGGGAACTTGGGTGAGGTGCGACTTCCTCTGTTGGGTTGCCTGGGTGTCTCTTGGGTTGTCGTCTTCCTCTGCCTCATCAAGGGTGTCAAGTCCTCAGGAAAAGTAAGTCAGAGTTCCCTTTCTCTGCAGTAAGTCCTCCAAGTCTGTCCAAAATACATGGACCTCTCCTTGCCTCTGACATGGCTCACCTACCACCTGCAAGCTTCCTTTGCCTCCAGAGTCAGCCAGCCCCCGTGAGTGTTATATTACAGTCTATCAAAGGCATCCAGCAATATTCCCTTCAGTCCTGAACGGTGGGGCTACAACTTCTAAAGAGGAAAGCTGGCCTGTTGGTTTGTTCCCCAGTATTTATCATTATTATGAGAGTGGGTGAGTCGACTGTGAAATAGCCAGAGAATTGCAGCACATAACAAACTGCTGGTACTAAATGCGCATTTAAAATAAGGATAGTAACACTGAAGAATTCTCCTTACAATGTGATGAGAAGTATGAGCAGAGTTGTTACCCCGTTGTAGTTGATACAGCGAATAGCCTTTGGAGAAGGGAGCCTCTTTGGACCTTGCTTGCTGCTCTCAGTGCATCAGAGTTCTAACTAACCTTCCCTTTCACCCTCAGGTTGTGTATTTCACGGCAACCTTCCCGTACGTGGTGCTGACAATATTATTTGTGCGGGGAATAACCCTTGAAGGAGCCGTTACTGGAATCATGTACTATTTAACACCTCAGTGGGACAAAATCCTCGATGCAAAGGTATTTGTGCAGAATGCCTCAGCAGGTTGGCCTGGTGCCCCAGGGTCACCAGCCTTGGGGCCTCACATCTGCACCATTGCTATCCCAAGTATCCTTCctttggagttttgggctggcctAAACTGGGCCACCTATGAGGGTGGTAACGCCTTTCCTTCAACCACATCTTTGTTTTTGTCAGGTATGGGGAGATGCAGCCTCCCAGATCTTCTATTCATTGGGCTGTGCCTGGGGTGGGTTGATAACGATGGCGTCATATAATAAGTTCCACAACAACTGCTACAGGTAAGACATTCTAAAAGCAGCTGGGTGGGGAGGATGTAGAGAGAATGTGTTGGGGGGCATAATTCTTGTCAAAATTGGTCCGTAGGAGATAATGACAGAATACAGGTATGGCTATTGAAGTGCAATCCCTCTGAGTTTATGGTCTTCATTGCTTACACCAACACTGTTCTCTAAAACCATGAGGGCTGCAAATTTTCTTGTTAGGGCAGAGCTGAGGCCTGCAGTCAGGATCTGAACTTGACAGATCAGGCTTATGCTCAGAGTTCTGTAAGGTGGGTTCGTTATGTCTGGTACATACTTCAGACTTAGTTTTGTACTTGCTGTCAGTTGCAGATAATCTAGAAAcctaatcctttaaaaaaatttaaaatacatttaataaataactgttttcatagcccacccttcccagtggGTAATGACAGGCATGGTACGTGCCATAAAGTTACATTGATAACTGTTGATTACAATTAAACTTTCCAAAGTAAATTGCTTCCTTTCATCCAGGGAATTTGAGAGCTGTGTACATAGGGTTCCCGGATGTTACACATAACTTTAGAACGCTGCATGAGGCACTTTGAGACCATTCTCCAGAGATGCCCTTGTTCATTCAGCAATTGTTTATGGCAGAAACAGTACAGACCTGTTTACTTCTCACCACTTCCAAGTCCTGTGATTTGACACCACCTTgtactcccctcccttcctcacagCCGCTTTCTTCTCCTGACATGgtctcccctcccactccctACAGGGACAGCATCATCATCAGCATCACAAACTG
The nucleotide sequence above comes from Paroedura picta isolate Pp20150507F chromosome 4, Ppicta_v3.0, whole genome shotgun sequence. Encoded proteins:
- the SLC6A9 gene encoding sodium- and chloride-dependent glycine transporter 1 isoform X3, with the translated sequence MNGAVPGETRKRDENIKRGNWGNQIEFVLTSVGYAVGLGNVWRFPYLCYRNGGGAFMFPYFIMLVFCGIPLFFMELSFGQFASQGCLGVWKVSPMFKGVGYGMMVVSTYIGIYYNVVICIAFYYFFSSMTRVLPWTYCNNPWNTPDCTGVLDVTNSSAGSSLNFTQMLNQTLKRTSPSEEYWRRYVLKLSDDIGNLGEVRLPLLGCLGVSWVVVFLCLIKGVKSSGKVVYFTATFPYVVLTILFVRGITLEGAVTGIMYYLTPQWDKILDAKVWGDAASQIFYSLGCAWGGLITMASYNKFHNNCYRDSIIISITNCATSVYAGFVIFSILGFMASHLGVDVSKVADHGPGLAFVAYPEALTLLPISPLWSILFFFMLILLGLGTQFCLLETLVTAIVDEVGNDWIIRRKTFVTLGVAVVGFLLGVPLTTQAGIYWLLLMDNYAASFSLVVISCIMCVSIMYVYGHRNYFKDIEMMLGFPPPMFFQICWRFISPVIIFFILVFTVIQYRPITYNTYIYPSWAITIGFLMALSSVVCIPIYAVFCIWRSEGDSLLQRLKNATRPSRDWGPALAEHRSGRYASVLSPSMESQLEVQLLNPEKPKSDEGGVAVAICVGSNGSTHSQDSRI